The genomic window TTATGAACGCTTACCACAAACTTCAGAAACTTTTATTTATATTGCGATGATACGTCTTATGGTTCGACGACTTGCATGAGTTTTGACTCAGTTTGACTTTTAAAACATCCTCTAAAGTAGCGGTACAAAATGCGATCGCTTCTCCCGAGACTGGGCAAACAATAGCACTGTCTACACGCATACAAGCGTTAATTATATTAAAAGCCCCAACACTGCCTCGGAGGTCTATAGATCTTTAGCTTTGTTGGGGTTTGAGTTTTGATACCAAGTGGCGTTCCTAAGCCTCAGTTTTCATGTTCGCAGGTGTTGGCTTAATTCCAACGCAGGTAAGCGTTTCGTTTTTCCGCAGGCTAGCTTGGGTAAACTGAGTATAGTGAAGTCAGAGCAGACATTTTCAGGATATGGGTACTACTACACCTCTACCCCTTCAGAATACTTCGCTAAGGAGAGCGCGATCGCTCAGAAGGAAATCTTTGAATGTAATTTACTATAAATGCTTGAATTTTAAGTGGTGATTTTTATGGTGCTGACTTCTAACGACTTTAGCGGCTTACTCAACGAGCGCTTCTTCAAAAATTTCTTTCCCATTCCAGCAACCAACTCTTTAAGATTGGGAGAGAGTACTCCCGACTTTCAACTGCTGGATATTACTCACAACAATAGAGTAAAATTGTCCAACTATAGAGGACAAAAACCAGTTATACTCGCCTTTACGCGCATCTTCACAGAAAAGCAATACTGCCCCTTGTGCTTTCCTCACATCAAAGCCATGAATGAAAACTACGAGGAGTTTACCTCTAGGGGTGTGGAGGTGTTAATGATTACGAGTACAGATGAACAGCAGAGTCAAAAAGTTGTCCGAGACTTGGGCTTAAAGATGCCCTTACTCAGCGATTCCAGCTGCTTGGTATTTCGGGCTTATGAAGTTGGTCAAGCACTGGGAGCGCCTTTACCAGGGCAGTTTATTTTAGACAAAGAAGGAAAACTCCGCTATAAACACTTGTTTTCCTTCCTAGAGCCTAACGCCGATTTGAAGACGCTGCTAAACGCTGTCGAAAAGCTGTAAAGTCAGGTAGTGTATGTACGAGGCATCATCAGATGGATGAAACAATTAGAATTCGTTCAGTTGAAAAAAGCGAGTGGACTTCAATTCTTCAAGGGTTTCAGCCTGAGACAATACACCAAGTATTAGAAGTATATCGGTCTGATGGGCAAAAGGCAGGAACCATCTGCGAATCCTTGGAAGGCCAATCTTTTATAAACGGGCAACCAAGAATTGTGTATGCTTCCTTACAGGCAGCAGCAACAGCACTTATAAAGGAACTTAGAATTTAGGTTTTAGATTTATCACAAATCTAAATTCCAAAATTTATAGGCGTATTTGTTGCAAATCGCTACGCGGATTAAACATGCGATTAGCCTTAATTTTCTCGTAATATTCGCGTTCAGTTGGAGTAATATCTTTGGGTGTGGCGATCGCTAGCTTCACCAGTTGATCGCTGCGTCCGCCTTTGGGATTTGGCCAGCCTTTGCCTCTCAGCCGCAGCGATTGACCGGAACGGACGCCCGCCGGAACGTTGACGCTAACTGTCCCATCAGGAGTTGGCACTTCAATAGACGCCCCCAGAACTGCTTCATCTGGAGTAATTGGCACTTCGCAGACGAGATTATCTCCCTCGAATTGGAAAAAGGAGTGAGGCTGAAGTTCTACATTTAAGTACAAATCTCCCCGTTGCTGATTGTAGGGGTTTACCAAGCCTTTCCCTTTGAGGCGAAGCCGACTGCCTTGTTTAGCACCAGCAGGAATACGAACATCAATATCTTCTTGACCTAGTTTCCAACGCTTTTGTACGCCGTGAAATGCTTCAGATAAAGTGAGGCTGATGGTGGCTTCTCTATCTGCGTTTGCCGTACTTGCCTGCTGATCGAATCCAACGTTAAACCCCCCAGGGCTACCAGTAGACGTGCGGTAGCTGGTGCGTTGTGCGGTGCGCCGCGTGCCAGTACCAGCAGTGCCAAAAGTACCCAACAAGTCATTTATGAATTCGTCGAAATTGGCGTACTGGCTGAAGTCGTAGCTGCCGCCACCGCCGAAATCAACGTTAACTCCGGTTCCTCCCGCCGCTCCTGAAGGCCAGCCTTGTTCAGCTTGCTTCCAGTATTGACCAAACTGGTCGTATTTTTTACGTTTTTCTGGATCTGATAGAACTTCGTAGGCTTCGCTGACTTCTTTGAAACGAGCCTCAGCTTCTTTGTTGCCTGGGTTCATATCGGGGTGGTATTTTCGTGCCAGACGCCTGTAGCTTTTTTTTAATTCATCGGCGCTGGCGGTTTTAGTGATTCCCAGGATGGCGTAGTAGTCTTTAAAGTCTGTTGCTGGCATCAGCCTGTCTCCTCATCCTTTAAGATTTAGTTTAATTTTTTTCTATGCTAACCCTGACGCGCCTATAACGCGGGTTTTGGCGAAGTGTTGCAATAACTCAGACTTAGAATATCAAAAGCTTAACTGAGGTCGAGTTCGGTTTTTCCTTATAGGCGCGATCGCAATTTCCCTACTTGTCCCCCTCTGGCGGATCAGGCGATCTATTCCATCACTAAAAGCTGGTGGTGCATCCTGCAAGTGTCGGTGCATGTGCAAGATTGCTTCTTCAGGAACCACTCGCGATCGCTTGAGGTTCCGTTTTAG from Microcoleus sp. FACHB-831 includes these protein-coding regions:
- a CDS encoding redoxin domain-containing protein; its protein translation is MVLTSNDFSGLLNERFFKNFFPIPATNSLRLGESTPDFQLLDITHNNRVKLSNYRGQKPVILAFTRIFTEKQYCPLCFPHIKAMNENYEEFTSRGVEVLMITSTDEQQSQKVVRDLGLKMPLLSDSSCLVFRAYEVGQALGAPLPGQFILDKEGKLRYKHLFSFLEPNADLKTLLNAVEKL
- a CDS encoding DnaJ C-terminal domain-containing protein, producing MPATDFKDYYAILGITKTASADELKKSYRRLARKYHPDMNPGNKEAEARFKEVSEAYEVLSDPEKRKKYDQFGQYWKQAEQGWPSGAAGGTGVNVDFGGGGSYDFSQYANFDEFINDLLGTFGTAGTGTRRTAQRTSYRTSTGSPGGFNVGFDQQASTANADREATISLTLSEAFHGVQKRWKLGQEDIDVRIPAGAKQGSRLRLKGKGLVNPYNQQRGDLYLNVELQPHSFFQFEGDNLVCEVPITPDEAVLGASIEVPTPDGTVSVNVPAGVRSGQSLRLRGKGWPNPKGGRSDQLVKLAIATPKDITPTEREYYEKIKANRMFNPRSDLQQIRL